The genomic segment GAAATTAAAGATTTACGTAAAATATTCTTGCTGCAAGGCACTTTGTTGAGTGTTTTTGGGGGAGGAATCGGACTCATTTTAGGGATTGGAATTGTGGTATTGCAACAACAATTTCAGTTGATTATGATTACGCCTACTTTAGCCTATCCAGTAGTGTTTACTGTAGAAAATGTTTTGATTGTTTTAGGAACGATTATTTCGCTTGGATTTATCGCATCTTTAATTGCGAGTAGCCGTGTGAGTAAGAAGTTATTGGATTAATTTACACAAACTCATAACCCGCATACACCTCTTCAATTTCTTTCATCACGCTAAACAAATCTTCTGCCTCATCAGTAGTAACTAATTTTTGTTTGTAGTCTTTGAAAGAATGAATGCCTTTGAAATAATTCGTATAATGACGACGCATTTCTACAATACCCAATCGTTCGCCTTTCCATTCCATCGACCAAATTAAATGGTTTCGAGCCGCTTCCACTCGGTCAATAACGGTAGGTGCTGGTAAGTGTTCGCCGGTTTTAAAGTAATGTTTGATTTCGTTAAAAATCCAAGGATAACCAATAGCGGCACGACCAATCATAATGCCGTCAATACCGTATTCGTTTTTATATTGCAAGGCTTTTTCTGGAGAATCAATATCTCCGTTTCCAAAAATAGGCATTGTAATTCTAGGATTGTTTTTTACTCGGGCAATGTGCGACCAATCCGAATGGCCTTTGTACATTTGAGCTCTTGTTCTCGCGTGAATAGACAAAGCTTGTACACCAATATCTTGCAAACGCTCAGCTACCTCATCAATATTAATAGAATTTTCATCCCAACCCAAACGGGTTTTTACGGTTACAGGTAAATCGGTACTATCAATTACGGCTTTGGTTAACCGAATCATTAAATCCACATCTTTCAAAACACCTGCTCCAGCGCCTTTGCAGACCACTTTTTTTACAGGGCAACCAAAATTAATATCAATCAAATCGGGGTTAACAGTCGAAACAATCTTAGACGACATTGCCATCGCTTCTTCATCGCCACCAAAAATTTGGATCCCAACTGGACGCTCGTAATCAAAAATATCGAGTTTTTGACGGCTCTTGATCGCATCGCGAATTAACCCTTCTGAAGAAATAAATTCCGAATACATCATATCGGCGCCGTGTGTTTTACACAATCTACGAAACGGCGGATCGCTCACGTCTTCCATGGGCGCAAGTAGTAAAGGAAAATCAGGTAATTCTATGTTGCCAATCTTAATCAAGGTGCTATTTTTTTGCAAAGATAGTTAAGATAATTTAGTTATGAAATTTAAACCCTAGCCTAACCTTCATTTGAGATTAATAATTAATTTTACGAAAAAATCTATATGCTCTTCCAATTTGGGTTTTACAGTTCGGTTTTACTTATTTCATTCACACATGGAATAATTTATAGTGCTTTATTACTTTCTAAGGCAATTAAAAACGAAAATAAATCTGATTATTGGCTAAGTTTATTTATTTTTCTATGCAGCCTATACATTGCACCTTGGATGCTTGGTTTTGCTGGGTGGTATGATAATCAACCATATAGAGATTTGTTATTTTATATACCATTTCAACATTTATTCTTTATTGGTCCGATTATCTTTTTTTATACACAAAGTTTATTAAATCCTTATTTTAGGTTTTCTAAAAAAGAAACGGCTCATTTATTTCCTGGTACTCTTTACCTAATATACACATTTGCCATCTGGGTTTATGATAAATATATTTTTGAGGGTTATTTTTTCTATGAAGATGGAATAGACAAAGATTTTGAATACTGGTATCAAAAGCTCGGCTTGATTTCTATGGTTACCTATTTTATTTTGAGTATTCGATACTATAATGTATACAAAAAACTGATGTTTCAGGTTGTAAGTTATGCAGATTCTATTTTATTCAAATGGGTAAAAACCTATTTAATTGCTTTTTTAATAATGTTGCTTTTACCAATTACTTTTGATATTATGGGGTTTTTATTTCCTGAAATGAAATCATATCAAGGAAGTTGGTGGTTTTTTCTATTCTTTTCAATTGTAATGTATTACATTGCTGTTACTGGATTTTCAAATCCAGTAAATTCAACAATTCCGTTTAAAATGTCTTTTTTTGATAAAAATCCGATTCTATTACTTGATTCACACAATGAGAATGAAACTGAAACAGTAATTGATATTGAACACGAAATATTTCAAGAATCAAATTCGCCCGAAATTTCTCTTTGGAAATCTAAAATTGAAACCTTAATTCAAGAAGAAAAATTATATCAAAACCCTGAATTAACGCTTAACGATTTGGCAAAAAAACTAGAAACAAATGCTTCTGTAATT from the Flavobacterium ammonificans genome contains:
- the dusB gene encoding tRNA dihydrouridine synthase DusB; amino-acid sequence: MIKIGNIELPDFPLLLAPMEDVSDPPFRRLCKTHGADMMYSEFISSEGLIRDAIKSRQKLDIFDYERPVGIQIFGGDEEAMAMSSKIVSTVNPDLIDINFGCPVKKVVCKGAGAGVLKDVDLMIRLTKAVIDSTDLPVTVKTRLGWDENSINIDEVAERLQDIGVQALSIHARTRAQMYKGHSDWSHIARVKNNPRITMPIFGNGDIDSPEKALQYKNEYGIDGIMIGRAAIGYPWIFNEIKHYFKTGEHLPAPTVIDRVEAARNHLIWSMEWKGERLGIVEMRRHYTNYFKGIHSFKDYKQKLVTTDEAEDLFSVMKEIEEVYAGYEFV
- a CDS encoding helix-turn-helix domain-containing protein; amino-acid sequence: MLFQFGFYSSVLLISFTHGIIYSALLLSKAIKNENKSDYWLSLFIFLCSLYIAPWMLGFAGWYDNQPYRDLLFYIPFQHLFFIGPIIFFYTQSLLNPYFRFSKKETAHLFPGTLYLIYTFAIWVYDKYIFEGYFFYEDGIDKDFEYWYQKLGLISMVTYFILSIRYYNVYKKLMFQVVSYADSILFKWVKTYLIAFLIMLLLPITFDIMGFLFPEMKSYQGSWWFFLFFSIVMYYIAVTGFSNPVNSTIPFKMSFFDKNPILLLDSHNENETETVIDIEHEIFQESNSPEISLWKSKIETLIQEEKLYQNPELTLNDLAKKLETNASVISKTINQGFQMNFNDCINNYRIEAVKNSFAEGEHKKSTLLGIAYDCGFNSKATFNRAFKKNTGTTPKEFIEMLYPIH